The region GTGAATGTGCTTAGGCTTAAACAAAGGACTAACCCCCTAAGGTTGTGCATTCTAGCTTGTCGTGACCGAGCGTGTATTATACTTCGCGGCAAAAAGTTAGCCGCAGGTAAATTGCGTATTCGAGAATCTAGAGTATACTATTAACGTAATGGCTGTAGTTTTAGGAGGTAGCGCATGTCACCAATTAACAACAAGAGGCTTTTAAATAACTTTCTCGCCTTAGTGCAAATTGATGCCGAAACGACCAAGGAAGGGCGCATCGCCAGCGAAATCACCCGACAGTTTAAGGAGCTAGGTTTTTTAGTATACGAAGACCAAGCCGGAGAAAAAATAGGCGGCGACGCGGGCAATCTAATTATTAAGCTCCCCGGCACCCTACAGAAACCCGCCATCATGCTCTCGGCCCATATGGACCGCGTCTCGCCCGGCTTAGGCATAAAGCCTGTGGTACGCGACGGGGTAATCTATAGCGATGGCACTACTATTCTCGCCGCAGACGATTTGGCAGGGGTAGCGGGCATTATCGAGGCCGTGCAAACCCTGCTAGAGAGTAAGTTGCCGCATGGCCCAGTCGAAATCGTCCTCACCGTCGCCGAGGAAGGCGGGCTCAGGGGTGCTAAGAACCTCGACTACGCGGCTGTGTCTGCCAAGATGGGCTTTGTACTAGACGGCGGTGGCCCGGTGGGGTCGATTGTGATCGAGGGGCCGGCGCAAGACAGAATCAAGGCTACGGTTAGGGGCAAAGCCGCCCATGCCGGTGTTAACCCCGAAGACGGCGTAAACGCCATCGTGGCTGCGGCGGCGGGCTTGTCGCGCATGCAGCTTGGTCGTATCGACTACGAGACGACGGCCAATATCGGCGTTATCAGCGGTGGAGCCGCAACAAACATTATACCAGACATGGTCGAGTTAAGGGGAGAAGCCCGTAGCTTAAACATGCAGAAGTTAAAACAGCAGTCAGAGCATATGCGGCAGGCCTTAGAAGAAGGCGCCACCGAGCGGGGAGCCGTAGCCGAAGTTGCTATCAGCCGCATGTACAACGCTTTTTCTCTTGCACCCGAGGCAGAAGTGGTGCAAATTGCCAAAAGAGCGGCCGAGAGCATTGGGCTTACACCATCCTTAGTCTCGTCGGGGGGCGGCTGTGACGCCAATATCTTTGCCCAGTTTGGCATTTCTTGCGTCAACCTAGGCATGGGCTACATGAAGGTGCACACCACCGAAGAATATATCTCGGTCGAAAACCTAGAAAAGATAGCCGAGTTGACCCTAGCTATTATCGCGCAGCCCTAACTGATACTTATTCGCTAAAACAAGGGAGGCCCATCACCACATGGAGAAGTTTCGTCAGATTGTAGCTTTAAAATTAGCGCCACACTTAGATTTACCTGTCCACACTGTGCGCGCCATGATGGAGTCCCCCCCAAATTCCAACTGGGGCGATGTCGCTATACCCTGTTTCGCCTTAGCGAAGCAAAGGCGGCAGTCCCCCGCCAGCATCGCAGCTAAACTCGCCAGCGAGGTCGATTTGTCGGCACTGGCCAGCAAAGTAGAAGCCATGGGGGGGTACTTAAACATCACCTTCTTGAGCCACCGTGTGGCTGAAGAAATTATGGCCGGCTTGCAAAATGAGGGCTTCTTGTATGGCAATACGCAGCCCGGCCAAGGCAAAAACATAGTCATAGACTTTTCGTCGCCCAATATTGCTAAGCCTTTTGGCATAGGGCATCTTCGCACCACCGTTATCGGGCACAGCCTCTCGCGCATTTTTACAGAGCTAGGCTACAGCGTGGTGCGCGTTAATCATCTTGGCGACTGGGGCACCCAGTTTGGCAAACTAATTGTCGCCTACGAACTGTATGGCGAGGGCGACCCCCTAGAAGAAAACGCCGTCGACAAGCTCTTTCGCCTTTATGTCAAATTCCACCAAGAGGCCGCGCAGAACCCGGAGCTAGAGAGCCAAGCGCGCGAGTATTTTCGGCGCCTCGAAGCAGGCGACCCCGCCATACGCAAGTACTGGGAGCTCTTTAAAACAGTCAGCCTAGTCGAATTTAAACGTGTTTACGAACTCTTGGACATCACCTTTGACCACTTGCTAGGCGAAAGTTTCTACGAGCCCTTGCTCGCCCCCACCGTAGCGCAAATAGAGGCACAGGGGCTAGCCACGCTCTCTGACGGCGCGCTCATTGTCGACTTAGAGGCACAGGGCTTGCCGCCCATGCTCCTTAAAAAGTCAGACGGGGCAACGCTTTACGCCACCCGCGACCTCGCCGCCGCCCTCTACCGCCAGCGCACCCACGAGCCGCATCTTTTGCTCTACGTGGTGGGGCAAGAGCAGACCTTAGTCTTTAAGCAGCTCGCCGCCGTACTTAAACTCATGGGTGAGGCTGCCGGCGACAAGGTGGTGCATGTCAGCTTTGGGCTGTTTAAGTTCCCCGAAGGGCGCATGTCGACCCGCCGCGGCAACATCGTTTTTCTGGAAGACGTCTTAAATAAGAGCATTGAGCTAGCCTTAGCGGTTATAGAGCACAAGAACCCCACCTTAGAAGGTAAAGAAGAGATAGCCGAGAAGGTCGGCGTGGGGGCCATTATCTTTAGCGACCTCAAGCATGGGCGCATTAAAGATGTGACCTTTGACTGGGAGGAAATGCTCAATTTTGACGGCGAAACAGGGCCCTACCTGCAGTACACCCATGCCCGCGCCTGTGCCGTGCTGCGTAAAGCCGCGGAGGTGCCGGGCGTAGAGGCCGATATAGCTGCCCTCACGGACGAATATGCGCTGCCCCTCATCAAGCTTTTGGGCGAGTTTGCCCCCATAGTTGCCAAGGCCGCCCTAGAGTTCGAGCCCTCTGTAGTGGCGCGCTACGTGCTCGACCTAGCGCAGGCTTTTAATCGCTTCTACCATCATTGCCGCATTATCGGTAGCGATGACGGCGTGCAAAACGCGCGCCTAGCCCTAGTTCGCGCCACTAAGGTGGTGCTCGCGCGTGGGCTCTACCTCTTAGGGCTCTCTGCGGTAGAGAGAATGTAGTAAGGGCAGAAAGCTTTAAGAAAAGGAGGCGCGAGCGGTGGAGGAAAGAACGACCGTCAAGGAGTGGAGCGCCGGGGGCATAGTCTTTTGCGGCGACGAAGTGCTGGTACTGACTAATTTTCGCCAAGATGTGGTCTTTCCGAAAGGCCACTTAGAAGAAGGGGAGACCCCCCGCCAGGCGGCTCTCCGCGAGGTGGCCGAAGAGGCCGGTGTCGAACCAGAAGTGCTCGCTGGCCTTGGCTCTACCGACTACAGCTTCTATGTTCACCACCACAAAGCAAGGCATGACAAGACCGTCTACTGGTTCTTGATGCGGGCCAAAGACAAAAACATTCGCTGCGACGGCCGCGAGATTAAACGCGG is a window of Bacillota bacterium DNA encoding:
- a CDS encoding M20/M25/M40 family metallo-hydrolase is translated as MSPINNKRLLNNFLALVQIDAETTKEGRIASEITRQFKELGFLVYEDQAGEKIGGDAGNLIIKLPGTLQKPAIMLSAHMDRVSPGLGIKPVVRDGVIYSDGTTILAADDLAGVAGIIEAVQTLLESKLPHGPVEIVLTVAEEGGLRGAKNLDYAAVSAKMGFVLDGGGPVGSIVIEGPAQDRIKATVRGKAAHAGVNPEDGVNAIVAAAAGLSRMQLGRIDYETTANIGVISGGAATNIIPDMVELRGEARSLNMQKLKQQSEHMRQALEEGATERGAVAEVAISRMYNAFSLAPEAEVVQIAKRAAESIGLTPSLVSSGGGCDANIFAQFGISCVNLGMGYMKVHTTEEYISVENLEKIAELTLAIIAQP
- a CDS encoding NUDIX hydrolase translates to MEERTTVKEWSAGGIVFCGDEVLVLTNFRQDVVFPKGHLEEGETPRQAALREVAEEAGVEPEVLAGLGSTDYSFYVHHHKARHDKTVYWFLMRAKDKNIRCDGREIKRGQYMSVPEALSLLTYAPDRQKLAEAYAVLHSFDKGALPC
- the argS gene encoding arginine--tRNA ligase, which translates into the protein MEKFRQIVALKLAPHLDLPVHTVRAMMESPPNSNWGDVAIPCFALAKQRRQSPASIAAKLASEVDLSALASKVEAMGGYLNITFLSHRVAEEIMAGLQNEGFLYGNTQPGQGKNIVIDFSSPNIAKPFGIGHLRTTVIGHSLSRIFTELGYSVVRVNHLGDWGTQFGKLIVAYELYGEGDPLEENAVDKLFRLYVKFHQEAAQNPELESQAREYFRRLEAGDPAIRKYWELFKTVSLVEFKRVYELLDITFDHLLGESFYEPLLAPTVAQIEAQGLATLSDGALIVDLEAQGLPPMLLKKSDGATLYATRDLAAALYRQRTHEPHLLLYVVGQEQTLVFKQLAAVLKLMGEAAGDKVVHVSFGLFKFPEGRMSTRRGNIVFLEDVLNKSIELALAVIEHKNPTLEGKEEIAEKVGVGAIIFSDLKHGRIKDVTFDWEEMLNFDGETGPYLQYTHARACAVLRKAAEVPGVEADIAALTDEYALPLIKLLGEFAPIVAKAALEFEPSVVARYVLDLAQAFNRFYHHCRIIGSDDGVQNARLALVRATKVVLARGLYLLGLSAVERM